The DNA sequence CGCGTCACCGCGTATCCTCATTCGTCCATCTCCCTATCCCCTGCCCAAATTCGCGCTGAATCGCGATCGGGATGCTATCCTATTTTGGAAGTCTGTATCATTAAAAAAAACTAAAGGGTTTTGCCCTTCACGGGAAGCGCCCAATTCCATTAACCTGTTCATGTCCGCTTGCGGAAACTGTCCCATAGACAGGAGGGGGGATAAGGAAACAGGCCAAATCTAATTTAACTGCGATCGCTTATTGATGAGAACCAATGGTAGAAATTCTACAAGTCGGCAACCGAGTCATTCAAACGAATGAAATTTTAACACTGCTCACCCGTTATCAATTAATGCCCCATGTGGTGCGCGGATTAGTCATTGATCGGGCGATCGCCGATTTCTCTTGCACCCCCGAAGAAATTGAAGCTGCCCTCAAATCCGTCCATAGTCAACTGAAGTTCACCACCCCAGAAGACAAAGCGGCTTGGCTGGAAAATCAAGGCATGAGTGCCGAACAATTCCAAGAAGTGTCCATCCGTCCCCTGCTGATCGAAAAATTTAAACAAGCCAATTGGGGCAATAAAGTTGAATCCTACTTTCTCAGTCGTAAAACTCACCTCGATCAGGTCGTATATTCCCTGATTCGCACCAAAGACCTGGGATTAGCCCAAGAAATCTACTTTCGGATTCAAGAAGAAGAAGAAAGTTTTGCCAATCTAGCCCGCGAATACTCCCAAGGGCCTGAAGCTCATACGGGAGGAGTTTTAGGGCCAGTCTCCGTCTCGACTCCTCACCCCATCCTGGCCAAACTGCTCTCGATTTCCCAGCCAGCTCAACTCTGGCCGCCCCGAAATTTAGGAGAATGGTATGTTATCGTCCGATTGGAAAAATTCATTCCTGCCAAATTTGATGATGCGATGAGACGACAGTTAATTGATGAATTATTTGAACTCTGGATGCGAGAAGAAGTCCAAAAACTAGGGCCCATCCGCTCCCTCTGGTCATCTGACGAACCAGAAAACCGATGAAACCCAATTTTTAATTTCTAATTTTTAATTTCTAATTGATATGACTCAAGCTGTCTCGCCTTCTCAAATCCAAGGATTTTTAGCTAAAGTCCATCCCTTTGATCAGCTTAATCCCAGAACTCTAGAGCAACTGACCTCTGGATGTAAACTGCTGCGCTATGCGATCGGGCAACCAATTCTAATCCGGGAAAAAGTCCCCGCTCAAGTCTCAATCCTCTATCAAGGTCAAGTGCGAATTTTAGGCTATGACCAACGGCGACAAACCACGGTGAGCTTAAAACGTGCCGAACCTGGAGAAGTAATGGGATGGACGAGTTTGTTGCGCCAGAGTGGGTGTGAAACAGCCCTCGCTTCCACGGAAGTTATTTGTATTACTTTAGATGCCCAAGACTTTCTCCGCTTAATCGATCAAGAACCGCAATTTCGAGAAGCTATTGGTCAACAAATCTCCATCAGTGAAGTCTTTGAACTGCTCAGTGCAGAACTAGCAAGACAAGCTGATGGCACGGCCGACTTAAAAGAACTGACGTTTAAGGCGATCGCCAATACCACCGCCGTTAACCTCCCGTCTGGCAACCTGCAAGTTAGGGATTTGATTAACACCCTAAACCCCTCACGCCTATGGCTCGTGAGTAGTGGAACCGTAGGAGACTTTACCTCTGGCTCCAATATTCCCCTCGATACCTTAGCTGAACAGCCCAATCAAAGACTGCCCATTAAAGGGAGATGGGGAGCCAGATTACTCGGCGTTGAACGATTCCAACAAACCCAAGAGACGCAAGAGATCCTCGCACCCTCCTCACCTCCCCCCCATTCTCCCATCTCCCCATCTCCCCTATCTCCGAAAG is a window from the Roseofilum reptotaenium CS-1145 genome containing:
- a CDS encoding peptidylprolyl isomerase — protein: MVEILQVGNRVIQTNEILTLLTRYQLMPHVVRGLVIDRAIADFSCTPEEIEAALKSVHSQLKFTTPEDKAAWLENQGMSAEQFQEVSIRPLLIEKFKQANWGNKVESYFLSRKTHLDQVVYSLIRTKDLGLAQEIYFRIQEEEESFANLAREYSQGPEAHTGGVLGPVSVSTPHPILAKLLSISQPAQLWPPRNLGEWYVIVRLEKFIPAKFDDAMRRQLIDELFELWMREEVQKLGPIRSLWSSDEPENR